The following are encoded together in the Patescibacteria group bacterium genome:
- a CDS encoding fibronectin type III domain-containing protein — translation MYKYIASILFAATVAVPALANTQPAAVQNVAVEKKFAHRVKLDWSDSQLDTVTGYQVRVMKQANNQLVKKVRTPESQVVVTELQPNTAYKMRIRTIASGELGDYSEPVEVTTKPVASITVTVDGSNVSWVVDGDAVNGFKVVWSKNEHPTYPTRTGDQYQYVSADTSLATLTSFDGAGTYYVRVCNYTGSGCGVYSNEVTVTLEATNEVESIVLSYVEGKKVSWVADGYSENGYKLVWSKNPHPEYPTRDGDSYTYYGADATYGYLNVTEAGTYYARVCTYVNGACGVYSNELTLDLVE, via the coding sequence ATGTATAAATATATTGCCAGTATCTTGTTCGCAGCCACAGTGGCTGTGCCAGCTTTAGCTAATACACAACCGGCCGCAGTGCAGAATGTGGCTGTTGAAAAAAAATTTGCCCATCGGGTAAAACTCGATTGGTCAGATAGTCAGTTAGATACTGTGACCGGTTATCAAGTGCGCGTCATGAAACAGGCCAATAATCAGTTAGTGAAAAAAGTCCGGACACCAGAATCACAAGTTGTGGTTACAGAGTTACAACCAAACACGGCCTACAAAATGCGTATTCGTACTATTGCCAGTGGTGAACTCGGTGATTATTCCGAACCAGTTGAAGTCACAACTAAACCGGTGGCATCTATTACTGTCACAGTTGATGGGTCTAATGTCAGTTGGGTAGTAGACGGTGATGCGGTGAATGGTTTCAAAGTAGTCTGGTCAAAAAATGAGCATCCAACTTATCCAACCAGAACGGGGGATCAATATCAATATGTTAGTGCTGATACTAGTTTGGCTACTTTAACCAGTTTTGATGGTGCCGGTACTTATTATGTGCGGGTGTGTAATTATACTGGTAGTGGCTGTGGTGTTTATTCCAATGAAGTTACGGTTACTCTAGAGGCAACCAATGAAGTTGAAAGTATAGTTTTGAGTTATGTTGAGGGCAAGAAAGTATCTTGGGTAGCCGATGGTTATTCTGAGAATGGTTATAAATTAGTCTGGTCAAAGAATCCCCATCCAGAATATCCCACCCGCGATGGTGATTCATACACCTATTATGGTGCCGATGCGACCTATGGTTATCTTAATGTCACTGAAGCCGGTACTTATTACGCTCGGGTTTGCACTTATGTAAATGGTGCCTGTGGCGTTTATTCCAATGAATTAACCTTGGATTTGGTAGAATAA
- a CDS encoding helix-turn-helix domain-containing protein translates to MTLPTFNQRAVTNSETLGQKLRRVREQSRFTIADISQRLQIKAEYLTAIEESRYTDLPSAVFVKNYVQRYVKILGVSFTTVEPLLLSELKVYERQPTIPTLKRYLTQRPLRIWTVVFGLLMLFVVLAIGTYFALEISHSIEPPVVTLETMPPKVAYVDRVITVAGQTVPEAVVSINEQVIPVLPDGRFSQLMSLQEGNNILKIEVKTKRSQSNIQYVQVYVDKK, encoded by the coding sequence ATGACACTACCAACGTTTAATCAGCGAGCGGTTACCAATAGTGAAACGCTTGGTCAAAAATTGCGTCGTGTGCGTGAACAAAGTCGTTTCACTATTGCCGATATTAGCCAGCGTTTACAGATTAAAGCCGAATACTTAACTGCGATTGAAGAGAGTCGGTATACAGATTTACCCAGTGCCGTATTTGTAAAAAATTATGTTCAGCGCTACGTAAAAATATTAGGAGTGAGTTTTACTACAGTAGAACCATTGCTATTATCTGAACTAAAAGTTTACGAACGTCAACCAACCATTCCAACCTTAAAACGGTATTTGACCCAACGGCCATTACGTATCTGGACAGTTGTCTTTGGGCTGTTAATGCTCTTCGTTGTGCTCGCCATTGGCACATATTTCGCACTGGAAATTAGCCATAGTATTGAGCCACCGGTAGTAACTTTAGAGACAATGCCGCCTAAAGTTGCCTACGTCGATCGAGTAATAACTGTGGCTGGACAAACCGTTCCGGAAGCGGTAGTGTCTATAAACGAACAAGTGATTCCAGTATTACCAGATGGTCGTTTTAGCCAACTAATGTCTCTCCAAGAAGGTAATAATATATTAAAAATTGAAGTTAAAACAAAACGCAGTCAGTCAAACATTCAGTACGTTCAAGTTTACGTTGATAAAAAATAA
- a CDS encoding IPT/TIG domain-containing protein — protein sequence MKKGLLLGIICGLALSLSSQPVSAATLFFDDMESGVGNWTSTGQWHLQANPNDVAISSDINPALVSLPDFGYLPSAYSGDYVWWYGSSADGTFLGDWTLADQVEKNGGWSALSNSGELVSQSIDLTTAANADLTFWSWWEIEGVDVDRYDLMDTYVTTDDGVTWAKVVGMNPINDVDGESFKPYSSGGLGEIGQWIHTQADLSEYVGSTIKLKFSFDTMDEKYNGFRGWLIDDVRITDDASVKPSFDSQTAQASESCGGDSGGAIATPAKMYLYRAQQVQVESSGDWYITPFGSDDYVTSGTAGINSGVFLNAGYYILWVKLPAGQTCPDATTVSGTASFYGGPGQATAQPSGLVWLYGNNFLANSTVSFIPGSSSSAAIRSIVEADTVAVVSSTEIQVTVPSSLSNGTYGIRVTSPSGKQTTVANALVVTTDTAPTIYSVSPETADDSTATTITISGSGFVDGAVAAIGGVPLIDLTVTDTAIVGLLPSGGSGGFQNVDVINPDGQEAELIGAVYVNDVGTTSYSPSGTALTAPAKVKHVTVSKETSKGAQIRWRTVAGADLYVLQIKHGNKLKKQVITTKHQLTVKGLTAATAYKVHVRAVGTYLGGRYSKLVPFSTLN from the coding sequence ATGAAAAAAGGACTTTTGCTCGGTATCATTTGTGGCTTGGCTCTTAGCTTAAGCTCACAACCAGTCAGTGCCGCGACATTATTTTTTGACGATATGGAAAGTGGCGTGGGTAATTGGACCAGTACTGGCCAATGGCACCTCCAGGCTAATCCAAATGATGTGGCCATTTCAAGTGACATTAACCCAGCTTTGGTATCATTGCCTGATTTTGGCTACTTACCATCGGCCTATTCGGGTGATTATGTCTGGTGGTATGGCAGTAGTGCAGATGGCACATTTTTAGGTGACTGGACTTTGGCTGATCAAGTGGAAAAAAATGGTGGCTGGTCAGCTCTATCAAATTCTGGAGAACTAGTCAGCCAATCAATTGATCTAACAACAGCTGCTAATGCTGACTTAACTTTTTGGAGCTGGTGGGAAATAGAAGGTGTCGATGTTGATCGTTATGATTTAATGGATACCTACGTTACGACCGATGATGGCGTCACTTGGGCTAAAGTAGTTGGTATGAACCCAATTAATGATGTTGATGGTGAATCATTTAAACCATATAGCTCTGGCGGTTTGGGTGAAATTGGACAATGGATTCATACGCAAGCTGATTTGTCGGAGTACGTTGGTAGTACCATAAAACTCAAATTCAGTTTTGATACGATGGATGAAAAATATAATGGTTTTCGCGGCTGGCTGATTGATGATGTGCGCATTACTGATGATGCTTCCGTTAAACCATCTTTCGATTCTCAAACTGCTCAAGCCAGTGAAAGTTGCGGTGGTGATAGTGGTGGTGCTATAGCGACACCGGCTAAAATGTATTTATATCGTGCTCAACAAGTCCAGGTGGAAAGTTCTGGTGATTGGTACATTACCCCATTTGGGTCTGATGATTATGTGACTTCTGGAACAGCCGGCATTAACAGTGGTGTCTTCTTGAATGCTGGTTACTATATACTTTGGGTAAAACTACCAGCTGGCCAAACCTGCCCAGATGCTACTACTGTCAGTGGAACAGCCAGCTTTTATGGTGGACCCGGCCAAGCCACTGCGCAACCAAGTGGTTTAGTTTGGTTATATGGCAATAATTTCTTAGCCAACTCAACTGTATCGTTTATACCTGGTTCATCCAGTAGTGCTGCCATCCGTTCTATTGTTGAAGCTGATACCGTGGCTGTTGTGAGCAGTACAGAAATTCAAGTCACTGTACCAAGTTCATTAAGTAACGGTACATATGGCATTCGCGTTACTTCACCCAGTGGTAAACAAACGACTGTAGCAAATGCCTTAGTTGTGACGACAGATACAGCTCCAACTATTTATTCAGTGTCACCGGAAACAGCTGATGATAGTACGGCTACCACTATTACCATTAGTGGCTCCGGCTTTGTGGATGGTGCAGTCGCAGCCATTGGCGGTGTACCATTAATTGATCTAACCGTGACCGATACTGCCATAGTTGGTTTGCTACCCAGTGGTGGATCCGGTGGTTTTCAAAATGTTGATGTGATTAATCCGGATGGTCAAGAAGCTGAACTAATTGGTGCTGTCTATGTTAACGATGTTGGTACGACTAGTTATTCGCCAAGCGGTACTGCTCTGACTGCTCCAGCCAAAGTAAAACATGTGACAGTTTCAAAAGAAACAAGCAAAGGAGCACAAATTCGTTGGCGCACTGTTGCCGGAGCCGATCTTTATGTGTTGCAAATTAAACATGGTAACAAACTAAAAAAACAGGTTATCACAACCAAACACCAACTCACCGTTAAAGGCCTCACCGCCGCCACTGCCTATAAGGTTCACGTGCGCGCTGTTGGTACCTATTTGGGTGGCAGATATTCTAAATTAGTTCCTTTCAGTACGCTGAACTAA
- a CDS encoding DNA translocase FtsK 4TM domain-containing protein yields MAKKSKSGKARASEPMMDQTTRRGVLSIIILALALITILSLFGLAGTIGVYFNTGLTTVVGLGRYIVPILLLIVVYHLLAPKDAELELSPLFITGMVIMAVGIFGLIDIVQPQAGGYVGTALTYLFRTMASVGVAVVIFVAFILISILIVFNASLLNIIQHIPARTMLGKTLRFVVAFFGSARQRLAIAKEEAMTEVEAVEEIHELPTDEPEPDYTENSVDALDEEIIDTEEGKQMKLVRIPKHHRKIDLPLDLLSSNKGKPTSGDIEHNKEIIVRTLQNFGIDVELGPVSVGPTVTQYSFRPASGVKVSQVVSLQNDLALALAAHPIRIEAPIPGKSLIGVEVPNIKAAQVGLRELLESDEFRQRKTNLTLVFGKDVSGKAFVGDLAAMPHMLIAGATGSGKSVCMNTVLISLLYQNGPDDLKIVLVDPKRVEFSMYNDIPHLLTPVITDVQKTINALQWTVNEMDRRYEVLAQAKKRDIAGYNTAHPEQTLPYIVFVIDELADLMATAPREVEAAIVRLAQMARAVGIHLVLATQRPSVDVITGLIKANITTRCAFSTASVVDSRTILDMSGAEKLLGRGDMLYMSTDSSKPRRLQGAFVSEEEISHVVTYLKDNGKPDYDTEVVERGKTGALPQAFMDSEADDELLPAAKKVIVDSQKASASLLQRRLRVGYARAARLLDILEEQGFIGPADGAKPREIMSVSTDTDIPTPEAVDEDDTTNV; encoded by the coding sequence ATGGCGAAGAAATCGAAAAGTGGAAAAGCTCGAGCTAGTGAGCCAATGATGGATCAAACCACCCGTCGTGGCGTGTTAAGTATCATTATTCTGGCCTTAGCTCTCATTACGATCTTGAGTTTATTCGGATTAGCCGGAACCATCGGTGTTTATTTCAATACCGGATTAACCACCGTAGTGGGATTAGGTCGATATATAGTACCGATTTTGCTACTCATTGTTGTTTATCATTTATTGGCACCAAAAGACGCCGAATTGGAATTATCTCCATTATTTATCACAGGCATGGTAATAATGGCGGTGGGTATCTTTGGCCTAATTGATATTGTTCAACCGCAAGCTGGTGGTTATGTGGGTACGGCTTTAACCTACCTGTTCAGAACTATGGCTAGTGTGGGGGTGGCGGTGGTAATATTCGTAGCCTTCATTCTCATTTCTATCCTGATTGTCTTTAATGCTTCATTGTTGAATATTATTCAGCACATTCCAGCACGTACCATGTTAGGTAAGACACTGCGGTTTGTGGTTGCCTTTTTTGGTAGTGCTCGACAAAGATTAGCCATTGCTAAAGAAGAAGCCATGACTGAGGTCGAAGCAGTGGAGGAAATTCATGAATTGCCAACTGATGAACCTGAACCAGATTACACAGAAAATAGTGTCGATGCATTGGATGAAGAGATCATTGATACAGAAGAAGGTAAACAAATGAAACTAGTGCGCATACCAAAACATCATCGCAAGATCGATTTACCTTTAGATTTATTATCTAGTAATAAAGGTAAGCCGACCAGTGGTGATATTGAACACAATAAAGAGATAATTGTGCGCACACTGCAAAACTTTGGGATTGATGTTGAATTAGGCCCGGTCAGTGTTGGGCCAACTGTGACACAATATAGTTTTCGTCCAGCCTCAGGTGTAAAAGTATCCCAAGTTGTTTCATTGCAAAATGATTTAGCTTTGGCCTTAGCGGCTCATCCAATTAGGATCGAAGCACCAATTCCTGGGAAATCATTAATTGGCGTGGAAGTACCAAATATTAAGGCAGCTCAAGTGGGGTTGCGAGAACTACTTGAATCAGATGAGTTTAGACAACGTAAAACCAATCTAACTTTAGTGTTTGGTAAAGATGTCTCTGGTAAAGCCTTTGTTGGTGATCTAGCTGCCATGCCGCATATGTTAATTGCTGGTGCCACCGGTTCTGGAAAATCGGTTTGTATGAACACAGTGCTGATCAGTTTGCTTTATCAGAACGGACCCGATGATTTGAAGATCGTGTTAGTTGATCCAAAACGAGTTGAGTTTAGTATGTACAATGACATTCCGCATTTACTGACACCAGTTATTACGGATGTGCAAAAAACCATCAATGCCTTACAGTGGACGGTAAACGAAATGGATCGTAGATACGAAGTCCTCGCTCAAGCTAAAAAGCGTGATATTGCTGGCTATAATACAGCTCATCCTGAGCAAACTTTACCTTATATAGTGTTTGTGATTGATGAATTAGCTGATCTGATGGCCACAGCACCACGTGAGGTTGAAGCCGCGATTGTTCGTTTAGCTCAAATGGCTCGGGCAGTAGGTATTCATTTGGTATTGGCTACGCAACGTCCGTCGGTTGATGTTATCACTGGGTTAATCAAAGCCAATATCACAACGCGCTGTGCCTTTTCAACCGCATCGGTGGTTGATTCACGCACCATTCTTGATATGTCTGGTGCCGAAAAACTATTAGGACGAGGGGACATGCTTTATATGAGTACCGACTCATCTAAGCCGCGTCGTTTACAAGGTGCCTTTGTATCGGAAGAAGAGATTAGTCACGTGGTCACTTACTTAAAAGACAATGGTAAGCCGGATTACGATACTGAGGTGGTGGAACGGGGCAAGACCGGTGCCTTACCACAAGCCTTTATGGATAGCGAGGCCGATGATGAATTATTACCCGCTGCCAAAAAGGTGATTGTCGATTCACAGAAAGCCTCAGCATCTTTACTGCAAAGACGTCTGCGGGTAGGGTATGCCCGAGCGGCGCGCTTACTGGATATTTTGGAAGAGCAAGGTTTTATTGGCCCGGCTGATGGTGCTAAACCACGTGAAATCATGTCCGTGTCTACTGACACAGATATTCCCACACCTGAAGCAGTTGACGAAGATGACACTACCAACGTTTAA
- the guaA gene encoding glutamine-hydrolyzing GMP synthase: protein MSHQYIAVIDFGSQFAHLIARRIRQHGVLAKIFTPDTNPTEYADAKGIILSGGPKSTIAEDAVPYNHRLFDIKVPILGLCYGHQLIALHFGGQVAKGKTKEYGQADLTITQPDVIFTSLSKKQRVWMSHWDVVTQVPAGFTVIGRTADCDMAAMVNPTKKIWSFQYHLEVHHTTHGLKMLENFLFKICQVRADWNIAKIEQEIIKDIKKTIPNHKQVFVLLSGGVDSTVTFALLEKALGKKRVYGLHIDNGFMRLNESKQVLFALKKAGFGNMHMVDASERFLQSVAGMTDPEKKRQAIGEMFIEIANEEIKKMLLLDNYILGQGTIYPDTIESGGTKHADKIKTHHNQIDLIKQMIKDGKVIEPLRNLYKDEVRAIGKRLGIATSLLQRQPFPGPGLAIRTLCSDGQNPVVAAGILPMKSVGVQGDERSYKHPAIITKPKTWSQLNELSVRLTNEVFHINRVLWLVAGKNISQAKMHPAYLTKARLDLLRQADDIVQRVMRQDKLTKDIWQFPVVLVPFGRNQTGETIVLRPIQSQEAMTVNFYPMPRASLKKITKQLLKLPKVEYVCYDVTNKPPATIEWE from the coding sequence ATGTCTCACCAATACATTGCCGTTATCGATTTTGGTTCACAATTTGCTCATCTGATTGCGCGCCGGATTCGGCAGCATGGCGTGCTAGCGAAAATATTTACACCCGATACAAATCCTACTGAATACGCTGATGCCAAAGGTATAATTTTATCCGGTGGGCCCAAGAGTACTATTGCGGAAGATGCTGTGCCATATAATCATCGTTTGTTCGATATTAAGGTACCGATTTTAGGTTTATGTTACGGACATCAATTAATTGCCCTGCATTTTGGTGGTCAAGTGGCCAAAGGTAAAACCAAAGAGTACGGTCAGGCTGATCTAACAATCACTCAGCCCGATGTTATTTTTACCAGTCTATCTAAAAAACAAAGAGTTTGGATGAGCCATTGGGATGTAGTTACCCAAGTTCCGGCTGGTTTTACAGTGATTGGTCGAACAGCAGATTGCGACATGGCCGCCATGGTTAACCCCACCAAAAAAATCTGGAGTTTTCAATACCATCTGGAAGTGCATCACACCACACATGGTTTAAAAATGTTGGAGAATTTCTTGTTTAAAATTTGTCAGGTGCGCGCCGATTGGAATATAGCGAAGATTGAACAAGAGATTATTAAAGATATTAAAAAAACTATACCAAACCATAAACAAGTCTTTGTGTTGTTATCCGGCGGAGTCGATTCGACTGTAACTTTTGCTTTGTTAGAAAAAGCCTTGGGCAAGAAACGGGTTTATGGTTTACATATCGATAATGGTTTTATGCGCTTAAATGAAAGTAAGCAAGTTCTTTTCGCTTTGAAAAAAGCCGGTTTCGGTAATATGCATATGGTGGATGCCTCAGAGCGGTTTTTGCAATCTGTGGCTGGTATGACTGATCCAGAAAAAAAACGTCAGGCCATTGGTGAAATGTTTATTGAGATTGCCAATGAAGAAATAAAAAAAATGTTGTTGTTGGATAATTATATATTGGGTCAAGGTACAATTTATCCAGATACGATCGAATCTGGTGGTACCAAACACGCTGATAAAATTAAAACTCATCATAATCAAATAGATTTGATTAAACAAATGATTAAAGATGGGAAAGTAATTGAACCATTACGCAATCTTTATAAAGATGAAGTGCGCGCGATCGGTAAAAGACTGGGCATAGCCACGAGTTTATTACAACGTCAACCTTTTCCCGGGCCTGGTTTAGCGATTCGCACATTATGTTCCGATGGTCAGAATCCGGTAGTCGCTGCCGGGATTTTGCCAATGAAATCAGTGGGCGTACAGGGTGATGAACGATCCTACAAACATCCCGCCATTATTACTAAACCAAAAACTTGGTCGCAACTCAATGAATTATCTGTGCGTTTAACCAATGAAGTGTTTCATATTAATCGTGTGCTTTGGCTGGTAGCAGGTAAAAATATCTCACAAGCCAAAATGCATCCCGCTTATCTAACTAAAGCTAGATTGGATTTATTAAGACAAGCCGATGACATTGTACAACGAGTCATGCGGCAAGATAAACTCACCAAAGATATTTGGCAATTTCCCGTAGTACTGGTGCCGTTTGGCAGAAATCAGACCGGTGAAACCATAGTTTTACGACCAATTCAATCACAAGAAGCTATGACGGTAAATTTTTACCCCATGCCCAGAGCGAGTTTAAAGAAGATAACCAAACAGTTATTAAAACTTCCAAAGGTTGAGTATGTTTGTTATGATGTCACCAATAAACCACCTGCTACCATTGAGTGGGAATAA
- the purH gene encoding bifunctional phosphoribosylaminoimidazolecarboxamide formyltransferase/IMP cyclohydrolase produces MIKRALVSVSDKTGIEELARELIELGVEIVSTGGTAKRLADAGVTVRTIDDLTGFPEMMDGRVKTLHPNVHGGILAVRDNPVHMAAAKEHHIEMIDLVVVNLYPFESKPSIENIDIGGPAMVRSAAKNYHDVIVVVDPLDYSIVLDELKQNQTVSEQTRYYLMQKAFAHTGYYDSMIANYMNQTRVFTTELSFGYRKVANLRYGENPHQAAAYYAEPLFHGSSIVQADILQGKQLSYNNIMDADAALRLIVEFHQPAAAIIKHTNPCGTAVADNITTAFTKAYETDSLSAFGGVVALNRTCTVEIAELLSKVFVEIILAPDFEDKAVEVMNKKPNVRLLKLGALTPPDGTWETRKILGGALVQDTDTKIITEHNLSFVTDNKPTKEQVSDLLFAWTVCKHVKSNAIVLAQNGVTLGVGAGQMSRIEAVNIALQKAGDKTQGAVLASDAFFPFRDSVDALAKAGVSAIIQPGGSVKDLAVIEAANEHNIAMVFTGHRAFLH; encoded by the coding sequence ATGATTAAACGCGCCTTAGTTAGTGTTTCTGATAAAACTGGCATTGAAGAATTGGCTCGTGAATTGATCGAATTAGGAGTAGAAATTGTCTCCACTGGTGGTACCGCGAAACGTCTCGCGGACGCTGGCGTGACTGTGCGCACCATTGATGATCTGACCGGCTTTCCAGAAATGATGGATGGCCGCGTAAAAACTCTCCACCCCAATGTGCATGGTGGTATTTTAGCGGTGCGGGATAATCCGGTGCACATGGCTGCGGCGAAAGAACATCATATTGAAATGATAGATTTGGTAGTAGTGAATCTATATCCATTTGAGTCTAAACCTAGTATTGAAAATATTGATATCGGTGGGCCAGCCATGGTGCGGTCAGCGGCGAAGAATTATCACGATGTTATCGTAGTAGTTGACCCATTAGATTATTCTATAGTATTAGATGAACTCAAACAAAATCAAACTGTGTCTGAACAAACTCGTTACTACTTAATGCAAAAAGCCTTTGCGCATACGGGGTACTATGATTCTATGATTGCTAATTACATGAATCAAACCCGCGTGTTTACGACCGAACTCAGTTTTGGTTATCGTAAAGTGGCCAATTTACGGTACGGCGAAAATCCACATCAAGCCGCTGCGTATTATGCCGAACCTTTATTTCATGGCAGCAGTATTGTGCAAGCCGATATTTTACAAGGTAAGCAATTATCCTATAACAACATCATGGATGCTGATGCTGCCTTACGTTTGATCGTTGAATTTCATCAACCCGCCGCAGCGATTATTAAACACACTAATCCGTGTGGTACGGCAGTAGCTGATAATATTACAACCGCTTTTACTAAAGCTTATGAAACAGACAGCCTATCGGCTTTTGGTGGGGTCGTGGCTTTAAATCGAACGTGTACGGTGGAGATTGCAGAATTATTGAGTAAAGTTTTTGTGGAAATAATTCTGGCGCCGGATTTTGAAGACAAAGCCGTTGAGGTGATGAATAAAAAACCCAATGTGCGCTTGTTAAAACTAGGTGCTTTAACTCCACCGGACGGAACTTGGGAAACGCGCAAAATATTAGGTGGTGCCTTAGTGCAAGACACCGACACAAAAATTATTACTGAGCATAATTTGTCTTTTGTCACTGATAATAAACCTACCAAAGAGCAGGTATCAGATTTATTATTTGCTTGGACAGTATGTAAACATGTTAAATCCAATGCGATTGTTCTAGCACAAAATGGGGTAACCTTAGGAGTAGGCGCCGGTCAGATGTCTCGGATAGAGGCTGTTAATATTGCTTTACAAAAAGCTGGCGATAAAACCCAAGGAGCCGTGCTGGCGTCGGATGCCTTTTTCCCCTTTAGAGATTCCGTTGATGCTTTAGCCAAAGCCGGAGTTAGTGCCATTATTCAACCGGGTGGTTCAGTGAAAGATCTTGCCGTGATTGAAGCAGCTAATGAGCATAATATTGCCATGGTATTTACCGGGCACAGAGCCTTTTTACATTAA
- a CDS encoding type II toxin-antitoxin system RelE/ParE family toxin, translating into MELHTKPIVEDFIQNLETSTMAKVSRTIDLLEKFQYSLGMPHSKRIGRNIFELRIRGKQEVRLVYTFKDDFIILFYGFIKKSNQINQRNLNNIYHLFDSL; encoded by the coding sequence ATGGAATTACATACCAAACCAATTGTTGAGGATTTTATTCAAAACCTAGAAACGTCTACAATGGCTAAAGTTTCTAGAACAATTGATTTATTAGAAAAATTTCAATACTCATTAGGAATGCCGCATAGCAAAAGAATTGGCCGTAATATTTTTGAGTTACGAATTAGAGGTAAACAGGAAGTCAGATTAGTTTATACATTTAAAGATGATTTTATCATTTTGTTTTATGGATTTATTAAGAAATCTAATCAAATTAATCAACGAAACCTAAACAATATCTACCATTTATTTGACAGTTTATAA
- the recA gene encoding recombinase RecA: MTKATKVSANNPRQKAAETAIQQIRERFGDSAIMKMGEASQMQVEAIPTGCISLDLALGIGGVPKGRVIELYGPEASGKTTLAQHIVAEVQKKGGLAAFVDAEHALDPEYAKRIGVNVEELLISQPDSGEQALDIVETLVRSGGVDVIVIDSVAALTPKAEIEGEMGDIQMGAQARLMSKALRKLTPIVSKSGTTVIFINQVRQKIGVIFGNPETTTGGTALKFYASVRIEVRRSAQIKQGDRIIGNRVKAKIVKNKVAAPFRTTEFDIMYNEGISLAGDLLETGVQFGVIEKLGNSYVYKEDKLGVGRETAKQYLRERPELMAKIKVDIYLAVAQGEKGAMDTPDPQDDEK; encoded by the coding sequence ATGACAAAAGCAACTAAAGTATCAGCTAATAATCCAAGACAAAAAGCAGCCGAAACCGCCATTCAGCAGATCCGTGAGCGGTTCGGTGACAGTGCTATTATGAAGATGGGCGAGGCTAGCCAAATGCAAGTAGAAGCAATTCCAACTGGTTGTATCTCGCTAGATTTAGCCTTAGGCATTGGTGGCGTACCCAAAGGACGCGTGATCGAATTATATGGTCCTGAAGCATCCGGAAAAACTACCTTGGCTCAACACATTGTGGCTGAAGTGCAGAAAAAAGGTGGTCTAGCTGCCTTTGTGGATGCGGAACATGCCCTCGACCCGGAATATGCCAAACGCATTGGTGTTAATGTCGAAGAATTATTAATTTCACAGCCAGATAGTGGTGAACAAGCCTTAGACATTGTAGAAACCTTAGTGCGGTCTGGTGGGGTAGACGTTATAGTGATTGATTCGGTCGCAGCGTTAACGCCAAAAGCTGAAATAGAAGGAGAGATGGGCGATATACAGATGGGTGCTCAGGCTCGCTTAATGAGCAAAGCATTACGTAAACTTACCCCGATTGTCAGTAAAAGTGGTACAACGGTAATATTTATTAATCAGGTTCGCCAAAAGATTGGTGTAATATTTGGCAACCCAGAAACCACGACCGGTGGTACGGCCTTGAAGTTTTATGCCTCAGTGCGCATTGAAGTGCGGCGCTCAGCTCAAATTAAACAAGGGGATAGAATTATTGGTAACCGTGTTAAAGCCAAGATTGTAAAAAATAAAGTGGCCGCACCATTTAGAACTACTGAGTTTGATATCATGTACAACGAAGGTATTTCTTTGGCGGGTGATCTACTCGAAACTGGTGTCCAGTTTGGAGTGATCGAGAAATTAGGCAACAGCTATGTGTATAAAGAAGATAAATTAGGGGTGGGTCGTGAAACGGCCAAACAGTATTTACGGGAACGGCCAGAATTGATGGCTAAAATTAAAGTCGATATTTATTTAGCAGTCGCCCAAGGTGAAAAAGGTGCCATGGATACGCCTGACCCTCAAGACGACGAGAAATAA
- a CDS encoding helix-turn-helix domain-containing protein, translating to MEYKKFKERVLRDPEVRKAYDALGPEFALIESLISKRIAKQLTQTALAKKINTKQSAIARLESGKYNPSLAFLNKVAVALDTRVKITIE from the coding sequence ATGGAATATAAGAAATTTAAAGAAAGAGTATTACGTGATCCTGAGGTAAGAAAAGCCTACGATGCACTGGGACCAGAGTTTGCTTTAATTGAATCTTTAATCTCTAAACGTATAGCCAAACAACTCACTCAAACAGCTTTGGCTAAAAAAATTAACACTAAACAATCTGCCATCGCTCGGTTGGAGTCTGGGAAGTATAATCCCAGTTTAGCTTTTCTGAATAAAGTAGCCGTAGCATTAGATACCAGAGTAAAAATAACTATTGAGTAA